One genomic segment of Alicycliphilus denitrificans K601 includes these proteins:
- a CDS encoding patatin-like phospholipase family protein → MRMAVLWRPLAYLGLAGLAACGSAPPGKSAAPAQAAAEPVRIGVALGGGAAKGFAHIGVIKMLEANGLAPAVVAGTSAGSVVGALYASGMDAFELQEKAVALDETRIRDLQLSSGGLVQGQKLEDYVNEQVRRKPLEQLAKPFVAVATRLEDGERTVFARGNTGQAVRASSSIPGVFQPVAIGKYHYVDGGIVSPVPVDAARQLGADVVIAVDISNKARGKAPEHLLGALGQSIAIMGQKLGQAELARADVVIRPKVLDIGPADFSQRASAIVEGEKAALAAMAQIRERIAQVQAERAQATRLAQQKALDAQREACLNNRSRLRKLAGMAGLDNSCAAP, encoded by the coding sequence ATGCGCATGGCAGTCCTCTGGCGCCCGTTGGCTTATCTGGGTCTGGCCGGTCTGGCCGCGTGCGGCAGCGCCCCGCCGGGCAAGAGCGCGGCGCCCGCGCAGGCCGCGGCCGAGCCTGTCAGGATCGGCGTCGCCCTCGGCGGCGGCGCGGCCAAGGGCTTCGCGCACATCGGCGTCATCAAGATGCTGGAGGCCAATGGCCTGGCGCCCGCCGTGGTGGCGGGCACCAGCGCGGGCAGCGTGGTCGGCGCGCTGTATGCGAGCGGCATGGATGCCTTCGAGCTGCAGGAAAAGGCCGTGGCCCTGGATGAGACCAGGATCCGCGACCTGCAGCTGTCCTCCGGCGGGCTGGTGCAGGGCCAGAAGCTCGAGGACTATGTGAACGAGCAGGTGCGCCGCAAGCCCCTGGAGCAGCTGGCCAAGCCCTTCGTGGCCGTGGCCACGCGGCTGGAGGACGGCGAGCGCACCGTGTTCGCGCGCGGCAACACGGGCCAGGCGGTGCGCGCGTCCAGCAGCATCCCGGGCGTTTTCCAGCCCGTGGCCATCGGCAAGTACCACTACGTCGATGGCGGCATCGTCAGCCCCGTGCCCGTGGATGCGGCGCGCCAATTGGGCGCCGACGTGGTGATCGCCGTGGACATCTCCAACAAGGCCCGTGGCAAGGCGCCGGAACACCTGCTGGGGGCGCTGGGCCAGTCCATCGCCATCATGGGCCAGAAGCTGGGCCAGGCCGAGCTGGCGCGCGCCGACGTGGTCATTCGCCCGAAGGTGCTGGACATCGGCCCGGCGGACTTCAGCCAGCGCGCCAGCGCCATCGTGGAGGGTGAAAAGGCCGCGCTGGCCGCCATGGCGCAGATCCGCGAGCGCATCGCCCAGGTGCAGGCGGAGCGCGCGCAGGCCACGCGCCTGGCGCAGCAAAAGGCGCTCGACGCCCAGCGCGAGGCCTGCCTGAACAACCGTTCGCGCCTGCGGAAGCTGGCGGGGATGGCGGGGCTCGACAACTCCTGCGCCGCGCCCTGA
- a CDS encoding tartrate dehydrogenase: MQQRTYKIAVLPGDGIGKEVMPEGLRAVQAAAQRFGLALDIHHFEWASCDYYAQHGQMMPDDWKAQLQDMDAIFFGAVGWPATVPDHVSLWGSLLKFRREFDQYINLRPVRLFEGVPCPLAGRKPGDIDYYVVRENTEGEYTSLGGIMYEGTDREIVIQESVYSRKGAERLLKFAFDLAQSRPRKHVTLATKSNGIAISMPWWDQRAEEVARQYPGVTLDKQHIDILTARFVLQPGRFDVVAATNLFGDILSDLGPATTGTIGLAPSANLNPERGFPSLFEPVHGSAPDIYGKNIANPIAMIWSGALMLDFLAQGQGAGRQAHDAIVAAIEEVIRSGPRTPDLGGQASTQQVGEAIAALIAKG, from the coding sequence ATGCAACAACGCACATACAAGATCGCCGTGCTGCCCGGCGACGGCATCGGCAAGGAGGTCATGCCCGAAGGCCTGCGCGCCGTGCAGGCCGCCGCCCAGCGCTTCGGCCTGGCGCTGGATATCCACCACTTCGAATGGGCCAGCTGCGACTACTACGCCCAGCACGGCCAGATGATGCCGGACGACTGGAAGGCCCAGCTCCAAGACATGGACGCCATCTTCTTCGGCGCCGTGGGCTGGCCCGCCACCGTGCCCGACCACGTATCGCTGTGGGGGTCCCTCCTCAAGTTCCGCCGCGAATTCGACCAGTACATCAACCTGCGCCCCGTGCGCCTGTTCGAGGGCGTGCCCTGCCCGCTGGCCGGCCGCAAGCCCGGCGACATCGACTACTACGTGGTGCGCGAGAACACCGAGGGCGAGTACACGTCGCTCGGCGGCATCATGTACGAGGGCACGGACCGCGAGATCGTGATCCAGGAATCGGTCTACTCGCGCAAGGGCGCCGAGCGCCTGCTCAAGTTCGCCTTCGACCTCGCGCAGAGCCGCCCGCGCAAGCACGTGACCCTGGCCACCAAGAGCAACGGCATCGCCATCAGCATGCCCTGGTGGGACCAGCGCGCCGAGGAAGTGGCCAGGCAGTATCCCGGCGTCACGCTCGACAAGCAGCACATCGACATCCTCACCGCGCGCTTCGTGCTGCAGCCGGGCCGCTTCGACGTGGTGGCCGCCACCAACCTGTTCGGCGACATCCTCTCCGACCTGGGGCCCGCCACCACCGGCACCATCGGCCTGGCGCCTTCGGCCAACCTAAACCCCGAGCGCGGCTTCCCCAGCCTGTTCGAGCCCGTGCACGGCTCGGCGCCCGACATCTATGGCAAGAACATCGCCAACCCGATCGCCATGATCTGGTCCGGCGCGCTGATGCTGGACTTCCTGGCCCAGGGCCAGGGCGCGGGCCGGCAGGCGCACGACGCCATCGTGGCGGCGATCGAGGAGGTCATCAGGAGCGGCCCGCGCACGCCGGACCTGGGCGGCCAAGCCAGCACCCAGCAGGTGGGCGAGGCCATAGCGGCCCTGATCGCCAAGGGCTGA
- a CDS encoding LysR family transcriptional regulator, producing the protein MPPTDDLRVFCTVVRKAGFAAAAQELAASPAYVSKRIRLLEQELGVPLLHRTTRRVAVTDQGERVFHWAQRILDDMDQLLQEVAVTRREPRGLLRVSSSFGFGRNVVAPMLSRLVQRHPGLQVRLEVFDRLVDVAGEGFDLDVRVGDEIAPHLIARRLADNHRVLCAAPGYLARRGTPRSPAELPAHDCLVIKERDHPFGVWRLRAGAVEQSVKVTGPLSANNGEMVVQWAVDGCGIALRSLWDVGAHLEAGRLVQVLPEWRQEANIWAVYPTPLERSAKVRVCVEFLQEYFGRQRPW; encoded by the coding sequence ATACCGCCGACCGACGACTTGCGCGTCTTCTGCACCGTGGTGCGCAAGGCGGGCTTTGCCGCGGCGGCGCAGGAGCTGGCGGCATCGCCCGCCTACGTGAGCAAGCGCATCCGCCTGCTGGAGCAGGAACTGGGCGTGCCGCTGCTGCACCGCACCACGCGCCGCGTGGCCGTCACGGACCAGGGCGAGCGCGTGTTCCACTGGGCGCAGCGCATCCTCGACGACATGGACCAGCTCCTGCAGGAGGTGGCCGTCACGCGCCGCGAGCCGCGCGGGCTGCTGCGCGTGTCCAGCAGCTTCGGCTTCGGGCGCAACGTGGTCGCGCCCATGCTCTCGCGCTTGGTGCAGCGGCACCCGGGCCTGCAGGTGCGGCTGGAGGTGTTCGACCGCCTCGTGGACGTGGCGGGCGAGGGCTTCGACCTGGACGTGCGCGTGGGCGACGAGATCGCGCCGCACCTCATCGCGCGGCGCCTGGCCGACAACCACCGCGTGCTGTGCGCCGCGCCGGGCTACCTCGCGCGCCGGGGCACGCCGCGCAGCCCGGCCGAACTGCCCGCGCACGATTGCCTGGTCATCAAGGAGCGCGACCACCCGTTCGGCGTGTGGCGGCTGCGCGCGGGCGCCGTGGAGCAGTCGGTGAAGGTGACGGGGCCGCTGTCGGCCAACAACGGCGAGATGGTGGTGCAGTGGGCCGTGGACGGCTGCGGCATCGCGCTGCGCTCGCTCTGGGACGTGGGCGCCCACCTGGAGGCCGGGCGCCTAGTGCAGGTGCTGCCCGAGTGGCGCCAGGAGGCCAACATCTGGGCCGTCTACCCCACGCCGCTGGAGCGCTCGGCCAAGGTGCGGGTGTGCGTGGAATTCCTGCAGGAGTACTTCGGACGGCAGCGCCCCTGGTAG
- a CDS encoding YcjF family protein — protein sequence MNTEEIRAVLTICLLAAYADGDKHDREREQIRQVAQGLAQDQQVNLPGLYQEVLMRRIQLADVVPRLSSSEARQLAYEMAVCVCEADGQTSAAEQAFLARLREALGQAPAEFAAQADALATAPLGAPSAALPEAAAAGQAAPHPAAVDALPGTAAQRRPGTLPAAEMDRKILNAAMLNGAIELLPENLSTLAIIPLQMRLVYQIGQSYGYELDSGHIKDLLATLGVGLTSQYLEQAGRKLLGGLLGKVGGGLLGGLGRQAVSSGMSFAATYALGHVANQYYAGGRTLGTQMLRDAYQHVMADGRQLQAQYLPQMQEMARGLNTARIVQMVRGG from the coding sequence ATGAACACCGAAGAAATCCGCGCCGTCCTCACCATCTGCCTGCTGGCCGCCTATGCCGACGGCGACAAGCACGACCGCGAGCGCGAGCAGATCCGCCAGGTGGCGCAAGGGCTGGCGCAGGACCAGCAGGTCAACCTGCCCGGCCTGTACCAGGAGGTGCTGATGCGCCGGATCCAGCTGGCCGACGTGGTGCCGAGGCTCTCCAGCAGCGAGGCGCGCCAGCTGGCCTACGAAATGGCCGTGTGCGTGTGCGAGGCCGACGGCCAGACCAGCGCGGCAGAGCAGGCCTTCCTGGCCCGGCTGCGCGAGGCGCTGGGCCAGGCGCCGGCGGAGTTCGCCGCGCAGGCCGACGCGCTGGCAACGGCGCCGCTAGGGGCGCCGTCCGCGGCGCTGCCGGAGGCGGCCGCGGCGGGCCAGGCCGCGCCACACCCCGCCGCGGTCGATGCGCTGCCGGGCACGGCCGCGCAGCGCCGCCCGGGCACGCTGCCCGCAGCGGAGATGGACCGCAAGATCCTCAACGCGGCCATGCTCAACGGTGCCATCGAGCTGCTGCCCGAGAACCTGTCCACGCTGGCCATCATCCCGCTGCAGATGCGGCTGGTCTACCAGATCGGCCAGAGCTACGGCTACGAGCTGGACAGCGGCCATATCAAGGACCTGCTGGCCACCCTGGGCGTGGGCCTGACCTCGCAGTATCTGGAGCAGGCGGGCCGCAAGCTGCTCGGCGGCCTGCTGGGCAAAGTGGGCGGGGGCCTGCTCGGCGGGCTGGGCCGCCAGGCGGTGAGCAGCGGCATGAGCTTCGCCGCCACCTACGCGCTCGGCCATGTCGCCAACCAGTACTACGCCGGCGGCCGCACGCTGGGCACGCAGATGCTGCGCGACGCCTACCAGCACGTGATGGCCGACGGCCGCCAGCTGCAGGCGCAGTACCTGCCGCAGATGCAGGAGATGGCGCGCGGGCTGAACACCGCCAGGATCGTGCAGATGGTGCGCGGGGGCTGA
- a CDS encoding response regulator transcription factor, with protein sequence MRILLIEDDSSLGSSLQSWLQMDGYAVDWLRRGDQAAAALATHAY encoded by the coding sequence ATGCGCATCCTCCTGATCGAAGACGATTCTTCGCTGGGCAGTTCCCTGCAGTCGTGGCTGCAGATGGACGGCTACGCGGTGGACTGGCTGCGGCGCGGGGACCAAGCCGCCGCCGCGCTGGCCACGCATGCATATTAG
- a CDS encoding HU family DNA-binding protein, which translates to MNRAQLVEILASKNDLSKTAANAVLETLTETIQTAVKKGDTVQLVGFGTFKSAKRAARTGKNPATGAALKIPASTVPKFVPGAKFKAVVDPKAAKRKAGK; encoded by the coding sequence ATGAATCGCGCCCAACTCGTCGAAATCCTGGCCTCCAAGAACGACCTGTCCAAGACTGCTGCCAACGCTGTCCTCGAAACCTTGACCGAAACCATCCAGACGGCGGTGAAGAAGGGCGATACCGTTCAACTGGTCGGCTTCGGCACCTTCAAGTCTGCCAAGCGTGCAGCGCGCACTGGCAAGAACCCCGCCACCGGCGCAGCCCTGAAGATCCCCGCATCGACCGTGCCGAAGTTCGTGCCGGGCGCCAAGTTCAAGGCCGTGGTCGATCCCAAGGCCGCAAAGCGAAAGGCCGGCAAGTAA
- a CDS encoding helix-turn-helix domain-containing protein codes for MTAFSESFRSEVARIARKENKEEMASLRKAATNQRAEIAALKRDIKALAGQVRSLAKALERVQVEAERQRPPQRSEGSPAQEQAPAKQGGRAFAFSHEALVAKRQAFHMTQKEMARLLHVSPLSVYKWETGRVTPREAQLVRVREVLKMGLREARRQIAE; via the coding sequence ATGACTGCGTTTTCTGAATCGTTCCGATCGGAAGTTGCCCGCATTGCACGCAAAGAGAACAAGGAGGAGATGGCCTCCCTGCGCAAGGCAGCAACGAACCAGCGCGCGGAGATCGCGGCACTCAAACGCGACATCAAGGCACTGGCTGGCCAGGTGCGCAGCTTGGCCAAGGCATTGGAACGGGTGCAGGTGGAGGCCGAGCGCCAGCGCCCTCCGCAGCGGTCCGAGGGTTCGCCTGCGCAGGAGCAGGCTCCTGCGAAGCAAGGAGGCCGTGCATTCGCCTTCAGCCACGAGGCGCTGGTCGCGAAACGGCAGGCGTTCCACATGACCCAGAAAGAGATGGCTCGCCTGCTTCACGTGTCGCCATTGAGCGTGTACAAGTGGGAAACAGGACGGGTCACGCCCCGCGAGGCCCAGCTTGTGCGCGTGCGCGAAGTGCTCAAGATGGGTCTGCGCGAAGCCCGCAGGCAGATCGCAGAATGA
- a CDS encoding LysR family transcriptional regulator translates to MEPRLLRYFVAVAEELHLARAAERLGIEQSPVSRAMRDLESQLGVQLFDRSTRLTRLTWAGQVFLGECRRVMATVEQAVKSAKAAAQGYQGHLRIAICDGLAQPRIATLLARSREEEPEMEIRVFELPFAQQLKTLHDDLLDIGFALSNAVHDGLVAEPVWTDPLSVIVPARHPLLAHVQVPLAEALKFPLVLCHPESGSGCRHQIQALLQDAGTPLKLVDEVTSLGVMLTLVGAGYGIGFAIASQVQTLQRPDISIRPLAGSPPVLSTYLLRRRGEPSEPMKRFIERAKGGRDRACR, encoded by the coding sequence TTGGAGCCTAGATTGCTACGCTATTTCGTTGCAGTCGCGGAAGAGCTGCATCTCGCCCGCGCGGCCGAGCGTCTCGGGATCGAGCAATCTCCCGTATCACGAGCAATGCGCGACCTGGAAAGCCAGCTTGGCGTGCAGTTGTTCGACCGCAGCACCCGCCTGACGCGGCTGACCTGGGCCGGCCAGGTGTTCCTAGGCGAATGCCGACGCGTGATGGCCACCGTGGAGCAGGCAGTCAAGAGTGCCAAGGCGGCGGCACAGGGCTACCAGGGCCATCTGCGCATCGCGATCTGCGACGGCCTGGCGCAGCCCCGCATCGCCACCTTGCTGGCACGCAGCCGCGAGGAGGAGCCCGAGATGGAGATTCGCGTCTTCGAGCTGCCGTTCGCGCAGCAGCTCAAGACGCTGCACGACGATCTGCTGGACATCGGCTTTGCGTTGTCAAACGCGGTACATGATGGCCTCGTCGCCGAGCCGGTGTGGACCGATCCGCTGTCGGTGATCGTGCCCGCACGCCACCCCTTGCTGGCACACGTGCAGGTGCCGCTGGCCGAAGCCCTGAAGTTCCCGCTGGTTCTGTGCCATCCCGAATCGGGATCGGGCTGCCGCCATCAGATTCAAGCGCTGCTGCAGGACGCAGGCACGCCGCTCAAGCTGGTCGATGAAGTGACCAGCCTGGGCGTGATGCTGACCCTGGTCGGTGCCGGCTACGGCATCGGCTTCGCCATCGCCTCGCAGGTGCAGACGCTACAGCGCCCGGACATCTCCATTCGTCCCTTGGCCGGCAGCCCACCGGTGCTCTCTACCTACCTGCTGCGCCGCCGGGGCGAACCCTCGGAGCCCATGAAGCGGTTCATCGAGCGGGCGAAAGGCGGGCGGGACCGCGCCTGTCGATGA
- the phbB gene encoding acetoacetyl-CoA reductase: protein MNTTQRTALVTGGNRGLGAAIARALHDAGHRVIVTHTPGNTTIGQWQQAQATQGYKFAAYGVDVSNYESTQELARRIHADGHRIDILVNNAGITRDATLRKLDKAGWDAVLRTNLDSMFNVTKPFIDPMVERGWGRIVNISSINGSKGQFGQTNYSAAKAGVHGFTKALAQEVARKGVTVNTVSPGYLATEMVMAVREDMRQKIIDAIPVGRLGQPDEIAALVAFIASEAAAFMTGSNVAMNGGQHMY, encoded by the coding sequence ATGAATACGACGCAACGGACGGCGCTGGTGACGGGAGGCAACCGGGGGTTGGGCGCTGCGATCGCCCGTGCCCTGCACGATGCCGGCCACCGCGTGATCGTCACGCATACCCCCGGCAACACCACGATTGGCCAGTGGCAGCAAGCGCAAGCGACACAGGGCTACAAATTTGCTGCCTACGGGGTGGATGTATCGAACTACGAATCAACGCAGGAACTGGCGCGGCGCATCCACGCCGACGGTCATCGGATCGACATCCTGGTGAACAACGCCGGCATCACCCGCGATGCAACGCTGCGCAAGCTCGACAAGGCCGGTTGGGATGCCGTACTGCGCACCAACCTGGACTCCATGTTCAACGTCACCAAGCCGTTCATCGATCCGATGGTCGAGCGCGGCTGGGGTCGCATCGTCAACATCTCGTCGATCAACGGCAGCAAGGGCCAGTTCGGGCAGACCAATTATTCGGCGGCCAAAGCCGGCGTGCACGGGTTCACGAAGGCGCTGGCGCAGGAGGTCGCGCGCAAGGGTGTGACGGTCAACACCGTGTCGCCGGGTTATCTGGCCACCGAGATGGTGATGGCGGTGCGGGAGGACATGCGCCAGAAGATCATCGATGCGATTCCGGTTGGCCGTCTGGGCCAGCCGGACGAGATTGCGGCACTTGTCGCCTTCATCGCCAGCGAAGCCGCCGCCTTTATGACCGGCAGCAACGTGGCGATGAACGGCGGCCAGCATATGTATTGA
- a CDS encoding phasin family protein: MSNELPIHLYKANAELQLQITRLLQESSHHWLEVMQQLSAGSVLETTSRIQGLQQAADWQALATLPSEVFWRLCQGRMGDAQAVGQVAAKSQTAFANGLRQALTTWQESVSEAFGASGDAASFTQLCQRWTQPWTAPSAVPQGKTKK, encoded by the coding sequence ATGAGCAACGAACTGCCAATCCATCTCTACAAAGCCAATGCCGAGCTGCAACTGCAGATCACGCGCTTGCTGCAGGAGAGCAGCCATCACTGGCTCGAGGTCATGCAACAGCTCAGCGCTGGCAGCGTGCTGGAGACCACCTCGCGCATCCAGGGCCTCCAACAGGCGGCCGACTGGCAAGCGCTCGCGACCTTGCCGTCCGAAGTGTTCTGGCGTCTGTGCCAAGGCCGCATGGGCGATGCCCAAGCGGTCGGGCAAGTAGCAGCCAAGAGCCAGACGGCCTTTGCCAATGGACTGCGCCAGGCGCTCACGACTTGGCAGGAGTCTGTCTCCGAGGCATTCGGCGCGAGTGGCGACGCAGCCTCTTTCACGCAGCTTTGCCAGCGCTGGACGCAGCCCTGGACCGCCCCAAGCGCCGTACCCCAGGGCAAGACCAAGAAATGA
- a CDS encoding PHA/PHB synthase family protein, which produces MNTLAIPDKPAPAPSEVVCRPDVLDTLANACRARGTGGLSPAAGLLAWYDWALHLSLSPGKQRSLIEKGLHKQRRLARYVAHAASAHGCPTCIEPLEQDRRFEAPAWQQWPFNVIHQGFLLQQQWWHNATTGVRGVSRHHENMVTFAGRQWLDMWSPSNFIWTNPEVLEAIRTSGGANLWRGAMNFLDDTQRLALDDEPAGVEGFKVGQDVAVTPGKVVFRNHLIELIQYTPTTPDVYAEPVLIVPSWIMKYYILDLSPHNSMVKYLVDQGHTVFILSWKNPTAADRDLGLEDYRWLGVMDALDAVTAIVPERKVQAVGYCLGGTLLTIAAAAMARDGDERLHSLTLLASETDFRESGEIALFIDDSQLAWLEAGMWDKGYLDGKQMAASFQMLNSRDLIWSRRVREYLLGERQEFNDLMAWNADVTRMPYRMHSEYLRRLYLNNDLAEGRYQVGGRPVAIADIEVPMLIVGTVRDHVAPWPSVYKMHLLSDAELTFVLTSGGHNAGVVSEPGHPRRSYQIATRSVGARYVDPQTWRTETPLNEGSWWPAWQQWLARHSTERVSPPAMGGTQVPLGDAPGTYVAMR; this is translated from the coding sequence ATGAACACCCTTGCCATACCTGACAAGCCCGCGCCGGCACCGTCCGAAGTCGTCTGTCGCCCCGATGTCCTGGATACGCTTGCGAACGCGTGCCGGGCACGCGGCACTGGCGGGTTGTCACCGGCGGCGGGTTTGCTGGCTTGGTACGACTGGGCGCTGCACCTGAGCCTTTCACCGGGCAAGCAGCGCAGCCTGATCGAAAAGGGATTGCACAAGCAGCGACGCTTGGCGCGCTACGTCGCGCACGCTGCAAGTGCCCACGGCTGCCCCACGTGCATCGAGCCGTTGGAGCAGGATCGGCGCTTCGAGGCGCCGGCCTGGCAGCAATGGCCGTTCAACGTGATCCACCAGGGCTTTTTGCTGCAGCAGCAGTGGTGGCACAACGCCACCACCGGCGTGCGCGGCGTGTCGCGCCATCACGAGAACATGGTCACTTTCGCCGGGCGGCAGTGGCTGGACATGTGGTCGCCATCGAATTTCATCTGGACCAACCCGGAAGTGCTGGAAGCCATCAGAACCAGCGGCGGCGCCAACCTGTGGCGCGGCGCGATGAACTTCCTCGACGATACACAGCGTCTTGCGCTTGACGATGAACCGGCCGGGGTCGAAGGCTTCAAAGTCGGCCAGGACGTGGCGGTCACACCAGGAAAGGTGGTGTTTCGCAACCACCTGATCGAGCTGATCCAGTACACACCCACGACCCCCGATGTGTATGCCGAGCCGGTGCTGATCGTGCCCTCCTGGATCATGAAGTACTACATCCTCGACCTGTCACCGCACAACTCGATGGTGAAGTACTTGGTCGACCAGGGGCATACGGTGTTCATCCTTTCCTGGAAGAACCCGACCGCGGCCGATCGCGACCTCGGCCTCGAGGATTACCGATGGCTGGGGGTCATGGATGCACTGGACGCGGTCACGGCCATCGTGCCCGAGCGCAAGGTGCAGGCGGTTGGCTATTGCCTGGGCGGCACCTTGCTGACGATCGCCGCAGCCGCGATGGCGCGCGATGGCGACGAACGGCTGCACAGTTTGACGCTGCTGGCGTCGGAGACCGACTTCCGCGAGTCGGGCGAAATCGCGCTTTTCATCGACGACAGTCAACTCGCCTGGCTGGAAGCCGGGATGTGGGACAAGGGCTATCTCGACGGCAAGCAGATGGCCGCCTCTTTCCAGATGCTCAACTCGCGCGACCTGATCTGGTCGCGCCGCGTGCGCGAGTACCTGCTGGGCGAACGGCAGGAGTTCAATGACCTGATGGCATGGAATGCCGACGTGACGCGCATGCCGTATCGCATGCACAGCGAGTACCTGCGGCGTTTGTATCTGAACAACGATCTGGCCGAGGGACGCTACCAGGTCGGCGGACGGCCGGTGGCGATCGCCGACATCGAAGTGCCGATGCTCATCGTCGGCACGGTGCGCGACCACGTTGCCCCCTGGCCATCCGTGTACAAGATGCATCTGCTCAGTGATGCGGAGCTGACCTTCGTACTGACCAGCGGCGGGCACAACGCCGGCGTGGTCAGCGAGCCGGGGCACCCCCGGCGCAGCTACCAGATTGCGACCCGCAGCGTCGGCGCTCGCTACGTCGATCCGCAAACGTGGCGTACCGAAACCCCGCTGAACGAGGGCTCCTGGTGGCCAGCCTGGCAGCAGTGGCTGGCACGACATTCGACCGAGCGGGTATCGCCGCCTGCCATGGGCGGCACGCAGGTCCCGCTTGGTGATGCACCGGGAACCTATGTGGCAATGCGCTGA
- a CDS encoding TetR/AcrR family transcriptional regulator, with translation MSERPQHLSAEERRAATVQAVVDLAAEQNPAEITTTAIADRMGLTQGALFRHFPTKDAILEATMTWVGERLLVRVDKAAEGAASPAAALEAMFMTHIDFVAKHPGVPRMLFGELQRSGETLAKRMVQTLLRQYEQRLRRLMEAGKAQGDLDADLDVDAAAVLFIGTIQGLVMQSLLAGKVSRIRRDAPAVFAIYLRGITHTR, from the coding sequence GTGAGCGAACGTCCTCAACATCTGTCCGCTGAAGAGCGGCGTGCTGCCACAGTGCAAGCGGTGGTGGACTTGGCCGCGGAGCAAAACCCGGCCGAAATCACGACCACGGCCATCGCCGATCGAATGGGTTTGACGCAGGGCGCGCTGTTTCGCCACTTCCCCACCAAGGACGCGATCCTGGAGGCAACGATGACCTGGGTCGGTGAGCGTCTGCTGGTGCGCGTGGACAAGGCGGCCGAGGGCGCCGCGTCTCCTGCCGCGGCACTCGAAGCCATGTTCATGACGCACATCGACTTCGTGGCCAAGCATCCCGGCGTGCCGCGCATGCTGTTCGGAGAACTGCAACGCTCTGGCGAGACGCTCGCCAAGCGGATGGTGCAGACCTTGCTCCGTCAATACGAACAGCGCCTGCGCCGCCTGATGGAGGCAGGCAAGGCCCAAGGCGACCTGGATGCGGATCTGGACGTAGATGCCGCCGCCGTGTTGTTCATCGGCACGATCCAGGGACTGGTCATGCAGTCGCTGTTGGCCGGCAAGGTCAGTCGCATCCGTCGTGATGCGCCAGCCGTGTTTGCCATCTATCTCCGTGGCATCACGCACACCCGATGA